One region of Gorilla gorilla gorilla isolate KB3781 chromosome 15, NHGRI_mGorGor1-v2.1_pri, whole genome shotgun sequence genomic DNA includes:
- the SLC39A9 gene encoding zinc transporter ZIP9 isoform X5, whose product MLLVDQIGNSHVHSTDDPEAARSSNSKITTTLGLVVHAAADGVALGAAASTSQTSVQLIVFVAIMLHKAPAAFGLVSFLMHAGLERNRIRKHLLVFALAAPVMSMVTYLGLSKSSKEALSEVNATGVAMLFSAGTFLYVATVHVLPEVGGIGHSHRPDATGGRGLSRLEVAALVLGCLIPLILSVGHQH is encoded by the exons ATCCAGAAGCAGCAAGGTCTAGCAATTCCAAAATCACCACCACGCTGGGTCTGGTCGTCCATGCTGCAG CTGATGGTGTTGCTTTGGGAGCAGCAGCGTCTACTTCACAGACTAGTGTCCAGTTAATTGTGTTTGTGGCAATCATGCTACATAAG GCACCAGCTGCTTTTGGACTGGTTTCCTTCTTGATGCATGCTGGCTTAGAGCGGAATCGAATCAGAAAGCACTTGCTGGTCTTTGCATTGGCAGCACCAGTTATGTCCATGGTGACATACTTAGGACTGAGTAAG AGCAGTAAAGAAGCCCTTTCAGAGGTGAACGCCACGGGAGTGGCCATGCTTTTCTCTGCCGGGACATTTCTTTATGTTGCCACAGTACATGTCCTCCCTGAGGTGGGCGGAATAGGGCACAGCCACAGGCCCGATGCCACGGGAGGGAGAGGCCTCAGCCGCCTGGAAGTGGCAGCCCTGGTTCTGGGTTGCCTCATCCCTCTCATCCTGTCAGTAGGACACCAGCATTAA